The Lonchura striata isolate bLonStr1 chromosome 5, bLonStr1.mat, whole genome shotgun sequence genome window below encodes:
- the RAB19 gene encoding ras-related protein Rab-19: protein MPFTSTGADDAFDYLFKIILIGDSNVGKTCVVHRFKTGQYSEKQQNTIGVDFTVRSMDIDGKRVKIQVWDTAGQERFRTITQSYYRSAHGAILAYDLTRRSTFESIPHWIHEIEKYGAANLVMMLIGNKSDSLDKRQVLFEDACTLAEKHGLLAVLETSAKEAQNIEEVFTLMAKELIARNTLQLHGESPPNSFSLDSRPVIASPSVEKTQCSC, encoded by the exons ATGCCCTTCACCAGCACGGGCGCGGACGATGCCTTCGACTACCTCTTCAAGATCATCCTGATCGGCGACTCCAACGTGGGGAAGACGTGCGTGGTGCACCGCTTCAAGACGGGGCAGTACAGCGAGAAGCAGCAGAACACCATCGGCGTCGACTTCACCGTGCGCTCCATGGACATCGACGGCAAGAGAGTGAAG ATCCAAGTGTGGGACACAGCCGGTCAAGAGCGCTTCCGGACAATAACCCAGTCTTATTACAGGAGTGCCCATGGGGCCATCCTTGCCTATGACCTTACTAGGAGGTCCACATTTGAATCCATTCCTCACTGGATTCATGAAATTGAAAAGTATGGTGCTGCAAACTTGGTCATGATGTTAATTG gGAACAAATCGGATTCGCTGGACAAGCGCCAAGTGCTGTTTGAAGATGCCTGCACCCTGGCAGAGAAGCACGGGCTCTTAGCTGTGCTGGAAACATCAGCAAAAGAAGCTCAAAACATAGAAGAGGTGTTCACATTAATGGCTAAGGAGCTGATAGCCCGAAATACCTTACAGCTTCATGGGGAGAGCCCTCCAAACAGCTTCAGTCTTGACTCCAGGCCAGTGATTGCCAGTCCAAGTGTGGAGAAGACCCAGTGTTCCTGTTGA